From Aliamphritea hakodatensis:
TCAATCATCCGGATTTGGCCATTGTTGTCCGGTGTCCTGTCGCTACACTGATTTGGGTGTAGCGGTTTTTTTTTGTCTTTTCAGTCTCTATTGGTCCAGCTCAATACTCAGGGCAGAGCTTCCTGCTACACTCGCGTTTATTTTGGGAACTGCAGCGTTACGGCTGCATTTTGTCGACCGGTTTAGGAATTCTGGCATGTCTGATGTATTAATTGTTGGCGGTGGTGTTATCGGTATGATGACAGCCCGGGAACTGTCACACGCAGGAATGAGTGTTCAGTTACTGGATATGAATGCCTGTGCAAAAGAATCTTCATGGGCAGGGGGCGGTATTGTTTCGCCGCTATATCCGTGGCGATATTCTGAACCGGTCACCCGTCTGGCAACCTGGTCGCAGAGTTCTTATGTGCATCTGGCACAACAGCTGCTGGAAGAAACCGGTTTTGATCCTGAATTGCGGCAAAAAGGCATGTTTATGGCCGCTGTGGATGATGCCGAAGCGGCACTTAACTGGGCAGCGGAGTTTCACCGGCCAATGGAACAGGTGGATGCCCGTTTCTTATATGAGAAAGAGCCGAACTTAGCCCCCGGCGTTGAACAGGCTCTGTGGATGCCTGAAGTGTGCAGTATCCGTAATCCCCGTTTAGGGCGTTCATTGCGCCGTTCCATTGAAATGGATGAAAACATTACCTTGCTTGAAGAGCACCGGGTGAGTGAAATTCTGTTGCAGGGAGAAACCGTTGTTGGCGTACGTACTCATAAAGGGGATTATCATGCGGATCAGGTGGTGATCTGCGCCGGTGCCTGGAGCGGTGAGTTGCTTCGGCAGTTGAATCTGAACTTACCGGTAGAGCCGGTCAAAGGGCAGATGATGGTATTTAAGGCAGAGCCAGGCCTGATTAACCGGGTTGTGCTGATGGGGGGGCGTTATCTGATTCCCCGGAATGACGGGCGAATTCTGGTAGGGAGCACGCTGGAGCGGGCAGGTTTTGATAAGCAGACGACCGATGAAGCCTATGACTCTCTGTATGCCACTGCCATGTCTATTTGCCCTAAACTGAAAGATTATCCGGTGGAATTCCACTGGGCAGGATTACGTCCGGGGTCTCCGGAAGGTGTGCCGTTTATCGGGCCGGCTCCGGGCTATGAAAACCTGTTTGTAAATGCCGGTCAGCACCGTAACGGGTTGGTACTGGCGCCGGCTTCAACCCGCTTAATGGCTGATATTTTACTGCAGCGCCGGCCAATTATTGACCCTCAGCTATACACGCTATCAGGCCGGCTGGTGGATTGATTAAGCAGGGAATGATGACAAAAAAGGGTAGCTGACCGGCTACCCTTTTTTTATAGATCCGGTGGTTTAGTCGTAGATAGTAGGAATGGCCTGGCGCTTGTGTTCTGTGCGTTGATAAATGCTGATCAGGCGGGACTCAACCGCAGCAGATACGGGACGTCCTTCCAGAAAATCATCAATTTCATCATAGCTCAGGCCCAGAGCGGCTTCGTCCGCTTTCTGCGGAGCTTCACATTCAAGATCTGCGGTTGGGGTTTTATCCACAAGCAGAGCCGGCGCGCCCAATTGTTTCGCCAGCCCCCGTACCTGACGCTTACTTAAACCGAACAGGGGGGCCAGATCGCAGGCACCGTCTCCCCATTTGGTATAAAAGCCGGTAATGTTTTCAGCCGAATGGTCCGTGCCCAGCACCAAGCCGTTCAGCAGTCCGGCGACTTCATACTGAATGACCATGCGGGTACGTGCTTTTACGTTACCTTTGGCAAAGTCTACCCTGCCGGTGTCGTCCGGCATATTGCCGATCGCGGTTAATGCTTCCGCGGTTGCGCTGTGAATGCCATCTGCGCCGGGCTGAACATTCACGGTTAGCCTTTCGCTCGGCTGGATGAAGTCCAGTGAAGCCTGGGCGTCTTCTTCATCTTTCTGAGTGCCGTAGGGTAAGCGTACAGCGATAAAGCGATAGCCCTGATCACCGCCTTCGTTTAACTGATTAACTGCCAGTTGAGCCAGCCGGCCACAGGTGCTGGAGTCTACCCCGCCACTGATGCCCAGTACCAGATGCTTACAGCCGGATGCCTGTAACCGTTGCACGATAAAGTCGGTACGGCGCTGAATTTCAGCGGTTACATCAATTTCAGGTTGAACGCGCATGGCGGCAACGATGGCTGATCTGTCCATGGGGATCCTCTGGTTTTTGGCGGCAGGATTAGTCAGGACAATTCTATGTTATCTGCACAGAGGGCGGAAGCGTTGACGGCGGGTTCTTTGTATATAGGAAATCCATCTAACAGGTGCCTGAACTTCACCCGCAGAGGTTTATCACAGAGTCAGGTGACATAATAAACAGGAGTAATAACGATGCGTAAATGCCGGTTACTGGTGACAGTCTGGTTAATGATGCTGTTTTCTCTGAGCGCGCAGGCAATGGCGCTGAAAAGCTGGGATGGCGAAGATACTTCCTTGCAACAGCAGGTGGGTAACGGCAAGTGGGCTGTGGTGATTTTCTGGCGTCATGACTGTGAGTTTTGTAAGCGGGAAGTGCCGGGGCTTTCAGCGTTTCATGACCGTAACAAAGATGCTCAGGCAGAGGTGATCGGTGTCAGTATTGATGGTTACGGGAATAAAGCGCTGGCTGAAGGCTTTGTTGCTGAAAATAAGCCGACATTTCCATCGCTGATCGGCGAGATTCAGACGGTTGCACGTAGCTTTCAGCAATTGACCGAAGAAGGCCTGCGGGGAACGCCTACGTATATGCTGTTTAACCCACAGGGGCAACTGGTGGCGATTCAGCCCGGTTTGCTTGATCCTGCCGCGATAGAAGCGTTTATTGCCCAGCGTTCCTGATCAGCGGGTAAATATTTTCAGAGCATCTGAGGCCTGACGGACCAGAGCCGGGTTATGGGGTTCGCGGGCATAAGTGGCAAAGACTGGCCGTTCAAAAACCGGTGCATCGGTTACCTGATACAGTCGGCGGCTCTGCAGGTAGGACTGCACCGTTCGTTTTGGCAGGTAAGCACAGCCACCGTTAGCGAGTAACCAGGGGAGCCCTGCTTCTCCCAGCCCGCAGGTCTGCAGGCTGTTCTGTAAATGTGGCAAGCGTTCAGAGTGGGCGGCGTTGTAACCCCAGCCCCAATCGATATAGAGATAATCTTCCGCTGTGATCTGGTGCGTCAGCAGGGGCTTGCTGGCGACCATGATCAGGTCGTCGGCAAAGGCCTGTTCGACAATCAGTCCGGCCGTCGCATCCGCAACAAAAATCAGTCCGATATCCAGTGTGCCGGCCGCAACCTGGGCAACTATTTCGCTGGAATAGTAGGCACTCATATGCAGCGTCAGCTGCGGATCATGCCGGCGAAGTTCACTCCCCCAGCGGGGCAGAAAGTCACTGGCGAGGGTATTGTGGGTGGCAATCCGCAGAGTACCGGCACTCTGTTCGCTGCGTTTTACGTCGGCCTTAGCGTGCTCCCAGCGCTGTTGCATGATCTGGGCATGCTGATAAAAGCGCTCACCGGCCAGTGTCAGGGTCATACCCTGTGTACTGCGTTCAAACAGCGACTGGTCTAACTGGCTTTCAAGCTGTTTTATCCGTGAGCTTACCGCCGATTTTGTGATACAGAGCCGTTCCGCACAGATGCTCAGGCGCTTTACTTCGGCCAGTGTTAAAAAAGTTTTAATAGACCAGGTATCCATGGCTAGCTCCGGATCGGGTAATGCAAGGTGAATGCTGTTGCTGTTGTTATTAACAGATTAAATCCAGAAAATGTCCAGAAATATAGTGTTACCTGCGTGTTAAAAAAAGTTGTACAGCCAGTGTTGAATTATCCGCTATCTGCCGTTCCTGATTTTTTCTAGTATCGGTGAAAATAATCAGAATTACCGGAGACGGGTATGACACAGAGCATTTCAACTCAGCGGCCGCTGGCGGGCTATCGCGTCGTGGATTTTGGCCAGTATATCGCGGGCCCGGCGGTCGCGATGATGCTGGCGGATCAGGGGGCAGAAGTCATTCACATTGATCCCCCTGAAGGCCCGCGCTGGGATAACCCGGCCGATGCAATTCTGAATCGTGGCAAACAACGGATTACACTGGATCTGAAGTCCCCGGAAGATTTGTCTGTTGCTCAGCAACTGGTGGCGAATGCCGATGTACTGATTGAAAATTTCCGGCCGGGTGTGATGTCCCGCCTGGGGTTGGGGGCTGAGAAAATGCGGCAGCAGAATCCGGCTCTGGTGTATTTGTCCCTGCCGGGATTTTCTGAAAAAGATCAGCAAATGGCAGACACCCCTGCCTGGGAAGGTGTGATTGCTGCGGCGGTGGGCCAGTATACGGATATGGGGCTGAACCGTATTCTGATGGGCATTAATCCTTCATTTTCGCCGTTGCCACTGGCATCGGCCTATGCGGCTGTGCTGGGGGCGACGGCTGTCACACTGGCGTTGTTTGCCCGTTATCGTCACGGTAAGGGGGACCGCATTGAGGTACCGGTATCAGCGGCCCTGATGGAAGGGTTGGCGTATAACTCAATGTTTATTCACGGTTTGCCGGACCGTTACAAGTCACCCCGGGAGCTGGAAATTGAGCGGCGACAGCGCACAGGAGAACCGCTGAATCTTGAATATCCGGACTTACAGGAATTTCTGGACCCGTTTTACCGCACCTATGTCTGTGCTGATGGTCGTCCGTTCTACGCGGTCTGTTCTTCCCATACCCGTCACCCCAGAGCATGTCTGGAAGTGCTTGGTTTGTGGAATGAGGTTCAGGCGGCGGGCATTCCTACCCACAGTGCTTATCTGGATCAGGACGAATGGCCGGAGGGAGCAGAGTGCACGCTGGTTTCGTATCCGCTCAGTAAAGGCTGGGCAGAGTTTGTCTCAACCCGGATGAAGCAGGTATTTGCCAGCAAGCCTGCGCATGAGTGGCAGCAAATTTTCGGAGACGCCGGTGTACCCGGATGCGCCCATCAGTTAACACAGGAGTGGCTGAATTCAGAGCATGCTCTGGCGTGTGGCAGTATCCTGGAAGTTAAAGACCCCCGTTACGGAAACATGCGTCAACTGGGCAATATCTGCTGGTTAGGAGGCGACTCTGAGATTGTGGATAAACAACCTGCCCGTTTGCCGGGGCAGGATAACGGCAGGGTATCTGAGTTACTTGAAAGCTGGCAACGTAATCCGCGGACCGGCTTGGGATCGCAGAGCACAGTGACCGGCTGGCTGGACGGCATAAAAATTCTGGATCTGACTAACGTAATTGCCGGCCCGACAATTGCCGGTACCCTGTCCCGGTTTGGGGCAGAAGTAATCAGTGTTGATCCTCCTGAGCCTGCACTGGATCCCTGGAACAGTACGGTATTTGGGATGCAGGCAAATCAGGGCAAACACAGTCTGCTGCTGGACCTGAAGAGTGAACAGGGCAGGCAAGCGCTGGCCCGGCTACTGCCGGATATTGATGTCATTACCGTTAATGCCAGTGATGCCCAGTTAGAACGTCTGGGCTTATCCATGGAAGCACTGCAAGCCATTAATCCACAGCTGATACTGTGTCAGTTTGATGCTTATGGCGGGCCTCTTCGGGGTCCGCGCAGCGATCACCCCGGGTATGATGATCTGGTGCAGGCAACCACGGGCATTATGAGTCGGTTCGGTGGTGGCATGGAAACGCCGGAAGAGCATGCACACTTTGGCACGATAGATGTGCTGGGCGGTTACTGTGCAGCCCATGCGATTGGCGTGGCGCTGGTAAACCGTGCCCGTGGCAACGGCGGTTCGCTGGCCCGCAGTTCTCTGATTGCTGCCGGGCAGCTGATACAGGTGCCGTTTATGTATGATTATCCTGAAAGGGCGCCTTTTAATGAACCCAGTGGCCGGTATATAAAAGGGCAGGATGCGCTGTATCGCTGTTATGAGGCAGTAGATGGCTGGTTCTTCCTTGCGGTTAACCGGGCGACACAGCTTGGAACGTTTACAGAACTGACCGGTCAGGCTGTAGAACACAATAATCTGTCCGTGCTGGAACAGGCGTTGGAAGCTTTGTTTCTGAGCCAGTCTGTCGCCGATTGGCAAGGGCTTTTCAGGACGGCAGGCATTGCCTGTCAGCCATTGCTGAGTATGGGGCAGTGGCGTGAACGTCAGCTGATGTTGGCAGACGGGCCTGATAAAGCGGTAAATCTAGCCGGGGAAAGCAGTGTGGCCTTTGTGCGTTATGCCCAACACCCCTGTGGATATACCGTTGATTTAATCGCACCCAATGCGATCCGGTCCGCTGATGCCCCCGTGATACTGCCCGCGACGATGCCAAAATATGGTGCAGATACCCGCCGGTTACTGATGGCACTTAACTTTACTGCAGATCAGGTCGATGACATGCTGGCACAGGGTGTTGCCGCCACAGAATGGAGTAAGCATTATCTGCCTTTATAACGGGCAGGGGGGTGAAGATAAGCCTGCTGGATAGCGGGCTTTTTTGTCGCGGAGGTAAAAGCCCCATGACACCCGGGACCCCGGGGCTGGGGCAGTCGTTCAAGATAACACCGGTAAACCGGGATTCATCCGGTGAAAACTGCTGTTGAACTGGGGAAAAATCATAGAGGTTGTGCAAAAAGTATTCAACCACAGGAAAAAATGAGTGTTTACCTCATCCTGAGAATTGCTTTTAAATAGCCGGCTATAATGAAATTGCAATTTTTTACAAGC
This genomic window contains:
- a CDS encoding CoA transferase, encoding MTQSISTQRPLAGYRVVDFGQYIAGPAVAMMLADQGAEVIHIDPPEGPRWDNPADAILNRGKQRITLDLKSPEDLSVAQQLVANADVLIENFRPGVMSRLGLGAEKMRQQNPALVYLSLPGFSEKDQQMADTPAWEGVIAAAVGQYTDMGLNRILMGINPSFSPLPLASAYAAVLGATAVTLALFARYRHGKGDRIEVPVSAALMEGLAYNSMFIHGLPDRYKSPRELEIERRQRTGEPLNLEYPDLQEFLDPFYRTYVCADGRPFYAVCSSHTRHPRACLEVLGLWNEVQAAGIPTHSAYLDQDEWPEGAECTLVSYPLSKGWAEFVSTRMKQVFASKPAHEWQQIFGDAGVPGCAHQLTQEWLNSEHALACGSILEVKDPRYGNMRQLGNICWLGGDSEIVDKQPARLPGQDNGRVSELLESWQRNPRTGLGSQSTVTGWLDGIKILDLTNVIAGPTIAGTLSRFGAEVISVDPPEPALDPWNSTVFGMQANQGKHSLLLDLKSEQGRQALARLLPDIDVITVNASDAQLERLGLSMEALQAINPQLILCQFDAYGGPLRGPRSDHPGYDDLVQATTGIMSRFGGGMETPEEHAHFGTIDVLGGYCAAHAIGVALVNRARGNGGSLARSSLIAAGQLIQVPFMYDYPERAPFNEPSGRYIKGQDALYRCYEAVDGWFFLAVNRATQLGTFTELTGQAVEHNNLSVLEQALEALFLSQSVADWQGLFRTAGIACQPLLSMGQWRERQLMLADGPDKAVNLAGESSVAFVRYAQHPCGYTVDLIAPNAIRSADAPVILPATMPKYGADTRRLLMALNFTADQVDDMLAQGVAATEWSKHYLPL
- a CDS encoding TlpA family protein disulfide reductase; the protein is MRKCRLLVTVWLMMLFSLSAQAMALKSWDGEDTSLQQQVGNGKWAVVIFWRHDCEFCKREVPGLSAFHDRNKDAQAEVIGVSIDGYGNKALAEGFVAENKPTFPSLIGEIQTVARSFQQLTEEGLRGTPTYMLFNPQGQLVAIQPGLLDPAAIEAFIAQRS
- the nadE gene encoding ammonia-dependent NAD(+) synthetase; this encodes MDRSAIVAAMRVQPEIDVTAEIQRRTDFIVQRLQASGCKHLVLGISGGVDSSTCGRLAQLAVNQLNEGGDQGYRFIAVRLPYGTQKDEEDAQASLDFIQPSERLTVNVQPGADGIHSATAEALTAIGNMPDDTGRVDFAKGNVKARTRMVIQYEVAGLLNGLVLGTDHSAENITGFYTKWGDGACDLAPLFGLSKRQVRGLAKQLGAPALLVDKTPTADLECEAPQKADEAALGLSYDEIDDFLEGRPVSAAVESRLISIYQRTEHKRQAIPTIYD
- the thiO gene encoding glycine oxidase ThiO, yielding MSDVLIVGGGVIGMMTARELSHAGMSVQLLDMNACAKESSWAGGGIVSPLYPWRYSEPVTRLATWSQSSYVHLAQQLLEETGFDPELRQKGMFMAAVDDAEAALNWAAEFHRPMEQVDARFLYEKEPNLAPGVEQALWMPEVCSIRNPRLGRSLRRSIEMDENITLLEEHRVSEILLQGETVVGVRTHKGDYHADQVVICAGAWSGELLRQLNLNLPVEPVKGQMMVFKAEPGLINRVVLMGGRYLIPRNDGRILVGSTLERAGFDKQTTDEAYDSLYATAMSICPKLKDYPVEFHWAGLRPGSPEGVPFIGPAPGYENLFVNAGQHRNGLVLAPASTRLMADILLQRRPIIDPQLYTLSGRLVD
- a CDS encoding LysR family transcriptional regulator is translated as MDTWSIKTFLTLAEVKRLSICAERLCITKSAVSSRIKQLESQLDQSLFERSTQGMTLTLAGERFYQHAQIMQQRWEHAKADVKRSEQSAGTLRIATHNTLASDFLPRWGSELRRHDPQLTLHMSAYYSSEIVAQVAAGTLDIGLIFVADATAGLIVEQAFADDLIMVASKPLLTHQITAEDYLYIDWGWGYNAAHSERLPHLQNSLQTCGLGEAGLPWLLANGGCAYLPKRTVQSYLQSRRLYQVTDAPVFERPVFATYAREPHNPALVRQASDALKIFTR